One stretch of Micromonospora cremea DNA includes these proteins:
- a CDS encoding ferritin-like domain-containing protein, which translates to MDNWFLSEAVSRSAESETDRRRLAALVDPGMCKADPAGGGAPSDAAILNFALNLEYLEAEFYLRATTGSGLPDEMTTGVGVRGEVSGGGSVNFSSNLVQKFAKEIASDEMQHVAFLRSALGNAAVARPAISLDASFTAAATAAGLTKQGESFDPYANDLNFLFAAFLFEDVGVSAFKGSASLLSNKTYLDAAAGLLATEAYHAGIVRSALYSAGLADDTVFDSVQKISDARNSLDGPADDDQGVGTAEDPNFIPTDENGMCYGRSAQSVLNIAYLSPTPAASGGFYPAGMNGEIVVSAGTA; encoded by the coding sequence ATGGACAACTGGTTCCTCTCAGAGGCGGTGTCACGCAGTGCAGAATCCGAAACGGATCGGCGAAGGCTCGCGGCCTTGGTAGATCCAGGGATGTGCAAAGCCGACCCGGCGGGTGGCGGGGCGCCGAGCGACGCGGCTATCCTCAACTTCGCACTCAATCTCGAATATCTCGAAGCTGAGTTCTATCTCCGCGCGACGACGGGATCCGGGCTTCCTGACGAGATGACTACCGGCGTCGGGGTGCGCGGCGAGGTGTCAGGCGGAGGATCAGTCAACTTCAGCAGCAACTTAGTGCAGAAGTTCGCAAAGGAGATCGCCTCCGACGAGATGCAGCACGTGGCCTTCTTGCGATCCGCGCTCGGCAATGCCGCTGTTGCCCGTCCCGCGATTTCGCTGGACGCTAGCTTCACTGCGGCGGCGACTGCCGCTGGTCTAACCAAGCAAGGCGAAAGCTTCGACCCGTACGCGAACGACCTTAACTTCCTCTTTGCGGCGTTCCTCTTCGAAGACGTCGGAGTCTCGGCCTTCAAAGGATCCGCGTCACTGTTGTCAAACAAAACGTACCTTGATGCGGCAGCCGGCCTGCTGGCCACCGAGGCATACCACGCGGGGATTGTCCGATCCGCGCTCTACAGCGCCGGACTCGCCGACGACACAGTATTTGACTCGGTACAAAAGATCTCCGACGCGCGTAACAGTCTTGATGGTCCGGCGGACGACGACCAAGGTGTCGGCACGGCGGAAGACCCGAATTTCATCCCCACGGATGAAAACGGGATGTGCTACGGCCGATCGGCCCAGTCCGTTTTGAACATCGCGTACTTGAGCCCGACCCCGGCGGCTTCGGGTGGCTTCTACCCAGCCGGCATGAACGGCGAGATCGTGGTGAGCGCCGGGACGGCCTGA
- a CDS encoding molybdopterin-dependent oxidoreductase codes for MAVITRGFGGRRRDDTDLPPGQYRTDDFPVLSAGPTPRIGLDEWELAVVTETGERSTWSWAEFTALPADEPTVDIHCVTHWSKFGTSWRGVSVDTLLADVETAAEYVVAHSYGGYTTNVPLEDLLDGQAWVAYEFDGEPLVPVHGGPARLLVPHLYFWKSAKWLRALELRLDDEPGFWETAGYHNDGDPWREQRYRAD; via the coding sequence ATGGCAGTGATCACACGCGGCTTCGGCGGCCGCCGACGCGACGACACCGACCTCCCACCTGGCCAGTACCGCACGGACGACTTTCCGGTGCTGTCGGCGGGACCGACACCGCGCATCGGCCTCGACGAGTGGGAGCTCGCCGTCGTCACCGAGACCGGCGAGCGGAGCACGTGGTCATGGGCGGAGTTCACCGCCCTTCCTGCCGACGAGCCGACCGTGGACATCCATTGCGTCACGCACTGGTCGAAGTTCGGCACGAGCTGGCGAGGCGTCTCGGTGGACACGTTGCTGGCTGACGTCGAGACTGCGGCCGAGTACGTCGTCGCCCACTCCTACGGCGGCTACACCACGAACGTCCCGCTGGAGGACCTTCTCGACGGCCAGGCCTGGGTGGCGTACGAGTTTGACGGCGAGCCGCTGGTGCCGGTGCACGGCGGGCCAGCTCGTCTCCTCGTTCCTCACCTGTACTTCTGGAAGAGCGCGAAATGGCTGCGAGCTCTGGAACTGCGTCTCGACGACGAGCCCGGGTTCTGGGAGACGGCCGGCTACCACAACGACGGCGACCCATGGCGCGAGCAGCGGTACCGGGCAGACTGA